In Macadamia integrifolia cultivar HAES 741 chromosome 13, SCU_Mint_v3, whole genome shotgun sequence, one DNA window encodes the following:
- the LOC122059757 gene encoding uncharacterized protein LOC122059757: MGLFIVADNIWRERNIRRHDEGWRHTRHVCLSILEEVKWCKPSTKGVVRTMADMMCCRRLELPIQNMPAKPVLEVFWCKPPVNWVKLNFDGSSLGNLGRAGAGGVFRDWLGRVLGSYKTLGVFQAEMEGLMHARNLGFQCLWVESDSTAVVMLIQQQKVPWFAA; the protein is encoded by the coding sequence ATGGGGTTGTTCATCGTGGCAGATAACATATGGAGAGAAAGGAATATTCGAAGGCATGATGAAGGCTGGAGACATACTAGGCATGTTTGCCTTTCTATTCTTGAAGAGGTAAAGTGGTGCAAGCCTAGCACTAAAGGGGTAGTCAGAACCATGGCTGATATGATGTGCTGTAGAAGGTTGGAGTTGCCTATTCAAAACATGCCCGCCAAACCTGTTCTAGAAGTTTTTTGGTGTAAGCCTCCAGTAAATTGGGTTAAGCTCAACTTTGATGGCAGTTCGTTGGGAAACCTAGGCAGAGCAGGTGCTGGTGGCGTATTCAGAGACTGGCTGGGAAGAGTGCTAGGGTCCTATAAAACCTTGGGGGTTTTCCAAGCAGAGATGGAAGGCCTCATGCATGCTAGAAACTTGGGATTCCAATGCCTATGGGTTGAGTCAGACTCTACTGCGGTGGTGATGCTGATTCAACAACAAAAAGTTCCTTGGTTTGCAGCTTAG